The Acipenser ruthenus chromosome 11, fAciRut3.2 maternal haplotype, whole genome shotgun sequence region GCTAAATCGGGGTGGCATTTTCCTAGGTTAAGTAAGAGAGATTCATATTTGTTCCCTTCACCACCATCTCCtcctaaaacaaacacacaatgcatttttCAAAGCTGGGAAATGAAAACTGGTTTAAAACAATGGCACTTGTTACTAGTCTAGACAGAAATATAATAGTGATTATATTTTAGACTCACTGATGACTTTGAGCAGGATGTACCTGTGCCtttccttcaggaagctgctggCGAAGTCAGGTGAGTTTTCACGCTCGCTCAAATTCATCAGGGCTCCCGATTCATCTAGCAGGTCGATGCAAACTACAGGAATGAAGGAGTCTTGTTCATTAAAACAGAAACATAGCATATTCAATACACATATACACAATCAAACCCACATTGCATATTTTTAATTCAGGATggtttattaaacacattttctggtTGCTTGGCATACGGTAACGTCACAAGCGCAAAAGCAACATTCTTTTAGTATTTAATTACACAAGACTTTTTAACAGAAGCAGTGCTATAGCTTTTTCTTATTGAGGATTGTATGATAAAGCCAAGACCAGAATATTTACAGGTTTGACTTCAAAATAAAGGATTTTATACATCACATGGCAAGGAAGTGCTGTTATTGGGGGCAGCTATTGTCAGATCATCTGGTGACATCAGCAGGAGATCGCTTTGGTGACAGGGCTCATTGTCTTTGTGGAGGCAATGAGAGGCGATGGTTTTGCAGAGTCTGCAGATCCTAGATTCAGATCCCATCTCACCCACTGTGACACTGTGAACCCACAGTGCAGCATCCCTTTTGCTTAAGATTTGCACACACCTAGGCGAAGCTACTGTGGTGGGTGCTGTGAGTGAGTTTCACAGGTCAATAAACATACCATTGCTAAGATGTGAGAATTGCAGCGATTTTCACAGCatgtaaacctttttttaacattaaatatcACATTTAAAATAGCTTGCATGCAAACCCTACCTGACCTGAAAACACTGGAAAGGGTTTACTTACCTACAGGTGTTCAGAATGTACAGCTGGTGTTTAACTAACACAGTAGTATTTCATACAGCAAGTTAAAATATAGAAGTCAAAACTGTATCTCAGTTTCTCTCTATAGCTACCTGCTAGGCCCTAGACAGTTTACACCTGTTTTCTATAATAATCTAACCATAAAAACCCTTTCCGctgcatttttgcacagtattttttgtaGTTTCCAATACTTTTTCCATAGTTATACCatgcatagtttaccctggtttgctatgtttatcaatatgctttaccatacctctttgggtTTTACAAATCCttgcctatactttaccatgctttcactgtgctttattacactttgctatgcttttgctgtgACCTTTATAAGGGAAACATCAGTGCTTACTGTGGGTCTGTTTTCACCCCACAACCCTCCTCTATCAACTCCCCTGATAAATGCTACTGtttgaacaaaagaaaaaggttttACTCTGGCAAAGAAATACATGTACCTTCTTCCTTACAGTTACATCTCTCTTTCAATGAGTGGATGAAGTTAATGATTCTACAGTTTGGATTAAATATCTCCTTTTGGTCTTCTGTAGATAAAAGCAACAAACAAGGGGGTATAGATTAATATAAAAAGAAACCTGTATTTACTTTAATTCTCTgtcaattattaataaaagctgTCCAATATACAAATAACAGCCTTACTGGCACATCGCAAAGTGCAGCTCATGAGTTCTCCTTTGATCCACCAATGCTCTATAGTGCATTTGCAAAAGAGAATATAGAACGATGCAAAGCTGGCATTAatttcatttaataatttaaatgtcaTGTTGCCTCCCCAGAGCTAGATTTCAGCTCCACAGCTAGggttacacagtatatataaatgcCCGGTTCTATAGATCTGACacgtgtgctttttttttttaaacattgtctTGTGTTACAACATGAGAGTTGAAATGGGGTTGTTTTAAACACAGAATGTTCCTGTTAATCAATAAACACCTGCTCTCTAGAGTCCGTCACAGTGGAGCCGCCCACTGTGCAATCCTGGTTTGAACGCGGAAAGCTGCTAAAGCCTTATACAACCACACAGCATGAGGAGAGGATAGCTAGACATGCAATGCCTAAAACAGTAAGACAGAGGGGGAAAAACTCAttcgaaaaaaatatatatataattccaatCAAAACTTACCACCAAACTTCACTGTGATAAACATCCTCtcccaggatttaaaaaaaaaattccccaaGGCTGAAAGACTTCTTCCCTCAGAAAGCTGTTCCTTTGCACTGACTGCCAGCACGTTTTTCTTGTCTTTTCTTCCCAGCTCAAAATCCAGCCCAGTCTCCTAAACACAGCTCACAAAAGGGGTTTAAATCAGTGTTGTTGACTACAGCCATGCTTAGTGACAAAGCTTTGTTATTGTGAAAGAGGATTAATTATATATGTgagcgagtgtgtttgtgtgtgtgtgtgcacaataAGAAGTTTATTGCATTCTTACAAATTCCCTCCTGAAAAATATTACTTTTTACAGAAAATTGAAGAAATGTATGACATGATTTACAGATCTATAGAAAATATAAAAATCTATAGAAACaagtatgatatatatatatatatataaaaatagcaaataatatataatttttctaTAGTAATCTatagtttttgtaaaataaatcaataggATTTTTCGTAATGGatatttttaatacatgtacCAAGAAATGTTCCACAAAATGAACTTATTTATGTttgaaaactaaaaagaaacaatgCAAATGTTTAAATTAACTCAGTTAGTTGTTTATTTTCCATTAAAGGACGCAAAGTTACCGCTTGCACAAACCAAACTGTCAAAACTAGTAACAATCAATTTGGaaaacactattttatttttccttttaacaAAAATAGTTTGAATTTCATTTCTGAGAAAAGGCCTTGATACATATTTCCAAAGAGTCTTTCTGTGCTTTGCCAGTGTAAGTTTCTTGAGTGAAAAGAATTGAATAAGAAGTTATAATGGCAGAAGCATTCCGGAATACAGATTGCTTTCACAGTAACAATACAGAGGGAAGTGTGTGGCTGGAGAAACTAAATGAGCTGTTCAGCTTTTAATAATCGATCGctgtcttttgtgtttttctcCACTACCGCCTGACCTGGCTCCATCGGCCGAAGCGAGCACTGTTTTTTAGAATCAGTCAGACACACAAAGAGGCAGTCTTGATGCCAGCAATTAAACAATGCTTAGTGGGAGGAACCCACCTTTACAATAAAGTCTAAGTGCACTTTTCAATACTGCTATCATTAAAATTCATCATGACATCCAAGCGACAATGCTAGCTAGCAGCTTAGAAACAGacactttaaagctacagtgctcTGCAATCATCTACACTTTTACCAGTCCACTAAAATAGAATTCCTTGATGTCTTTTTTTCTACATTCCTTTACAGTTTCACATTCTCAGCTCTGTGCTTTGTAAGACCTTGTTGacggtttgtttacattcctcaaatgtatttttgctgaATTGTTGGCATGTATAAGGGAGAATTTTATAAGCagttgacacacacacataagcaAATCAATTTGAATGCACTTTAGAGAACAAAAAAACCTCTCCCTCACAGTAATTATACCGCTCCTTCCTACAaccaagttgtttcttgctaattttataatattaaaatagtTGTAGTCCTTTCAGAAAATTAACTTTTGCTCTTGCTTCAAATTAGGGCGCTTGCGGTCCCAATACTTCACTGCTCCAATGCTTGTTGGAGGCTAATGTGCTAATtgcaaatacatgttttaaaagaaaatatatctctCCTCGATCTGGGACACCGTGGAGTCTGAGTTGAGCGGGGCCTAGGAGTTTGTTGTCTCTTGTCGTTCACCGTATCCATGGTGACCATTGTCTCAGACAGAGACTACCTTTTACTATCAGCCCTTGTATTTCGAGCCATAGTAAAGTGTCTAGGCTTGCTGAGTGCAGAGCAGACTGTGGAATCTACATGTTCAGCAGTCGAATGACTCTGAGCTGGCCTCTGCAGCTACCGTGATATTTACTATCTTTTGTGTTCTTTAGTGACAGACCCTGATCACTATATGCCTCATCAGGAACAGTGCTTACTTGGACATTGCTGATCTCCAAGGCCTTTAAGCTGCGATAATGTTTCAGCTGCATGTTTCCGCTGATTCAGTAATATTGTCAAGGTCAGGCGCAGTTCAGAGCAGTTCAGTGTATTTCTGGCAGCAGTGACAATTGCTGCAGCCCATCTTCCTCTGCCTTGCTAATGAGGCTCTGTTATACAGCCTCTGATGCCTCATCTCACGTCAGAGGATGGGGGGCTAATTGAGGTGCCAATTACCTCCAGCTGCAGATGGCAGCTTTTTTTACTTTGACCTTCTGCAATCCATCCATCCCATTTCAagtaaacataaaaaacaacagtGTTAAAAGTTATCAGCCACAGCATCAAGTGTTATGTGGCACATCCACTGTACCATTAGTGTTATTATCATTGGCAGATAGTACTTTAATGAAAAGGTCATCCTATTTATCCCTTAAATGTGTATTGCAGGCATATTATATTACATGGTTAGGGTGGAAAATCTGTTGCTGTAGTTACCATTAGTGAGAAACAATTATCCAGTATTTCTTGTTCATGGTTTATATGACTGGCCAGCTTCTCAAAAGGCATTATTAATGAGATTCTGGTGGCCTTTTGcttcattcctcagccctttcaAAAGGCAAACTTTCTGAGCAATTATATGGTTTATAGATTGTTGTTATCCCTGCAGCCCACATACAGAAGGCTAAACGAaggacaattgttttttttttgtacatcaaACAATTAACACCTTCTGCCAGGGTTTGCACAGGTCACTAACATGCACTGCAGTGCATCTGCTGCTCAATATGGCTTTGCTAATAGTATGGACATTGGTTGCTTTGCATACTGACTCATGTCAAGAACTAATTACCAACAAAGTGCAGAATGATAATGAATTGAAGAAATAATCAACTTAAACGCTATGCAAATCAAACGTTGATAACTATGGAGAACTAGCAGCCAATGATGCTTCATAATGACTAGGAAAGCTGTAAGACAAACACAGCTCAGGGTATTTGTGATTACATGCTTTCCAATAGGATGATCAGTCCTCATTTGGAAAGCAAGGAAAAGGTGCAGAGATCCAGCCCTTTCCTGTGCAGACAGAAGAGATGCTCTACCAGCATCCCTAATGACTGGTATGCAATTATCAGATCTACTGGTAAATATGAAacca contains the following coding sequences:
- the LOC117428034 gene encoding uncharacterized protein C22orf15-like isoform X2; this translates as MFITVKFGVCIDLLDESGALMNLSERENSPDFASSFLKERHRYILLKVIRGDGGEGNKYESLLLNLGKCHPDLADVLQKLSNPQRDRERKNCVSRKGRQHKEPPSTHPHTKNKTPSTSKKNSNINHRT
- the LOC117428034 gene encoding uncharacterized protein C22orf15-like isoform X1, which translates into the protein MFITVKFGEDQKEIFNPNCRIINFIHSLKERCNCKEEVCIDLLDESGALMNLSERENSPDFASSFLKERHRYILLKVIRGDGGEGNKYESLLLNLGKCHPDLADVLQKLSNPQRDRERKNCVSRKGRQHKEPPSTHPHTKNKTPSTSKKNSNINHRT